In the genome of Campylobacter concisus, one region contains:
- a CDS encoding EamA family transporter: protein MNKLIFVTILWAFSFSLIGEFLAGKVDSYLAVFIRVALASLVFLPFTKFRSISPKLAFGIMAIGAVQIGLMYLFYYNSFLYLSVPEVALFTIFTPFYVTLIYDAFSFKFRPLYLFSVGVAVFGALVIKYGAINDGVLKGFLLVQAANICFGAGQSAYKALLEKFDVDQKNVFGYFHFGAFFVAVVALLALGNPAKFSLTSTQILVLLWLGIVASGVGYFMWNKGACEVDSGVLAIMNNALIPAAIIVNLVFWQKDTDLTRLILGAVIMYISLIIHNKIMKFYGMKIA, encoded by the coding sequence TTGAATAAACTGATCTTTGTAACCATTTTGTGGGCGTTTAGCTTTAGTTTGATAGGTGAGTTTTTAGCTGGCAAGGTTGATAGCTATTTGGCTGTTTTTATTCGGGTTGCGCTTGCGAGCTTAGTCTTTTTGCCATTTACAAAATTTCGTAGCATCAGTCCAAAGCTCGCATTTGGCATCATGGCGATTGGAGCGGTGCAAATAGGACTTATGTATCTATTTTATTACAATTCATTTTTGTATTTAAGCGTGCCAGAAGTCGCACTTTTTACCATTTTTACGCCGTTTTATGTGACGCTCATCTATGACGCATTTAGCTTTAAATTTAGACCACTTTATCTATTTAGCGTTGGCGTTGCGGTTTTTGGAGCTTTGGTTATAAAATACGGCGCTATAAACGATGGTGTATTAAAGGGCTTTTTGCTAGTGCAAGCGGCAAATATCTGCTTTGGAGCAGGGCAGAGTGCATATAAGGCACTTTTAGAAAAATTTGACGTGGATCAAAAAAATGTCTTTGGCTACTTTCACTTTGGTGCATTTTTTGTAGCTGTCGTTGCGCTTCTTGCTCTTGGCAACCCAGCCAAATTTTCACTTACTTCAACACAAATTTTAGTGCTTCTCTGGCTTGGCATAGTCGCTAGTGGAGTTGGATATTTTATGTGGAACAAAGGTGCTTGCGAGGTCGATAGCGGCGTGCTTGCTATCATGAATAACGCTCTTATTCCAGCTGCCATCATTGTAAATTTAGTCTTTTGGCAAAAGGATACAGACTTAACTAGGCTAATTTTAGGTGCTGTTATAATGTATATATCTTTGATAATTCATAACAAGATAATGAAATTTTATGGTATGAAGATCGCTTAG
- a CDS encoding TolC family protein, whose protein sequence is MKKILGVLLFALPLWAGNLLEIIALAQSARLESLKEFNKNEYINKNKSKKLNLSLDGRYTFVPDEIKGGYMTKAGSITAKVEYLIFDGGASEAADKILDHKGVEKIYKDEELMNLTAFQVAKVYFNAVALNSLINLETKFVDSFAKAAAENEFWFEYGEINKAEFDAINFTLDKKRSELDELGLKLAELNSRINLLSNGEIGFNAGSKIMMPDFSKDDISAKLGAMEQEKFIKEQENEKQKSKFAPRIYLKDTQSVNNNSFKKGERTTSQMIGAYADANRPRVEFEWKLPDSLSLSKQSQVKRIEEQKAALDLSDEENRIITRLKELESTIKGLNAKLNLQDLKQDKLDSDFIDLLNGYLNGEIKYEEFLFVSEKNFSDRANFILDGDLLELNKLEYFFECARKINEVIIE, encoded by the coding sequence TTGAAGAAAATTTTGGGAGTTTTGCTCTTTGCTTTGCCTCTTTGGGCTGGAAATTTACTAGAGATCATCGCTCTAGCGCAAAGTGCAAGGCTTGAGAGTTTGAAAGAATTTAATAAAAATGAATATATAAATAAAAATAAGAGTAAAAAGCTAAATTTATCCCTTGATGGCAGATATACCTTTGTGCCTGATGAGATAAAGGGCGGATATATGACAAAGGCAGGCTCGATCACGGCAAAGGTTGAATATCTTATCTTTGACGGCGGTGCGAGTGAGGCTGCTGATAAAATTTTAGACCACAAGGGCGTGGAGAAAATTTACAAAGATGAAGAGCTGATGAACCTCACTGCTTTTCAGGTCGCAAAGGTCTATTTTAATGCCGTTGCCCTAAATTCGCTTATAAATTTAGAGACAAAATTTGTGGATAGCTTTGCTAAGGCTGCGGCTGAAAATGAGTTTTGGTTTGAGTATGGCGAGATAAATAAAGCTGAGTTTGATGCGATAAATTTTACTCTTGATAAAAAAAGATCTGAGCTTGACGAGCTTGGGCTTAAGCTAGCTGAGCTAAACTCAAGGATAAATTTGCTCTCAAACGGCGAGATCGGCTTTAATGCTGGCTCAAAGATAATGATGCCTGATTTTAGTAAAGATGATATAAGCGCAAAACTTGGGGCGATGGAGCAAGAAAAATTTATAAAAGAGCAAGAAAATGAGAAACAAAAGAGTAAATTTGCTCCAAGAATTTACTTAAAAGATACGCAAAGTGTGAATAATAACAGCTTTAAAAAAGGTGAGAGAACGACTTCGCAGATGATAGGCGCTTACGCTGATGCGAACAGGCCTAGAGTGGAGTTTGAGTGGAAGCTGCCTGATAGCTTAAGTCTTAGTAAGCAAAGTCAAGTTAAACGCATTGAAGAGCAAAAGGCGGCACTTGATTTAAGCGATGAAGAAAATAGGATAATCACTCGCCTAAAAGAGCTAGAAAGCACAATCAAAGGCTTAAATGCAAAGTTAAATTTGCAAGATTTGAAGCAAGATAAGCTTGATAGTGATTTTATTGATCTGCTAAATGGCTATCTTAATGGCGAGATAAAATATGAAGAATTTTTGTTTGTGAGTGAGAAAAATTTTAGCGATAGGGCAAATTTTATCCTTGATGGCGATTTACTTGAGCTAAACAAGCTTGAGTATTTTTTTGAATGTGCAAGAAAAATAAATGAGGTGATAATTGAATAA